The Aspergillus luchuensis IFO 4308 DNA, chromosome 4, nearly complete sequence DNA window GATGATCTCACTTTAAACaatcatctatctatctatctacttcgTAAGAAGCTTCACTCTCCCCTCTACCCCAATTCCGTTTCAGCGAAAAAATGACTGCCTTGCGTTTTGTCCGCTCTGTGAGTTACTCACCTATCTAGTGTTGCACTACACTGAGAAGTTATGCCTGTACtaacaatatatatttgcaGGTTTGGGAGTCCTTTCGGGCTAATTCGGGGCTAGAGCCTCGGTAAGTCATAGAGGCAGACTGCTTTATTCATGCCTGTTCTGGGTTCAGCTTACTGACTGGACCTCAATGGAATTGGTGATCTAGTCTGCTAGACAATGTAAGTTTTTTATGCCGGGATGGCACAACCAGCGTCATCCAGAATTATCCTCAATGGATACACGTCCAGCTGAGGCTTCACTCCAAATCGGACCCGGGGACACCCGTTGATACCGGCTAAATGCTTCGGAACTCTATACTAACAATGATTCCTATCGCACCCAGCTTCGTGTGACTGCTGCCAAACCTGGGTTGGTCAACTTTGAGCTCGATATTAAGAAGGAGCACACGGTAAGCCAGAATCCTGACACTGTTTACTTGGTGACTGACAATAACCAGAACCGCCTGAACATCCTCCATGGCGGCACCATTGCGAGCATGGGTAGGCCACATGCAAACACCGTCTCACATTGAACACGCCTCTGCTGACACCCAATGACACAAAGTGGACCTTGGCGGCTCCCTAGCTGTCGCTTCCCGTGGTCTGTTCGCGACCGGTGTCTCGACCGACCTGAATGGTGAGCAGACAGCAACTTCTACTTTACCCGAAGACCTCTAACACATTATACAGTGACGTACCTCAGCTCTGGTGGCAAAGTAGGAGACAAGATCCTAGCGGTATGTTTTATGCCCTATCTTTTCGTAGTCatgacaagaaggaggaaaggcATGTACAGGCTAACCCGCTGCATGTGTAACAGGAGGTCAGCTGTGACAAATGTAAGTTCCTTGAACCCACTTGAAAGGCTGCATATACTTACAGTCATCTGCAGTTGGCAAGACCCTTGCATACACGTCGATTAAGTTTGCCAACACTAAGGGTGAAGTCTTCGCCAGGGGAAGCCACACCAAGTAAGTATTCGCATACAAACATATATCTCTTCACTCATAGAAGGCATTGATGTACTAATATTTTGTCAGGTTTGTCGCTCTTGCATGGAAAGACCCTCAAAATATTGTtgaggagatcaagaagctTGAGTCCgagtcctcatcatcttagGTAGTTATTACACATGTCTGGTGCGTTTGCTTAGGCGAGTTTATTGTTTGCTAATATAGTAAACGCtggcctcttcttcggccgGGCACGATAGAGCACATGGATTAGAATGGGGTATAGAGGTCTTTTATGTATATAGAGCAGAACTACATAGCCAATTCTACAGGCTCTGCTTCTATAGTAATACTAATCCTGCTATCAGGCAGATTTACCGACGCACACGAAGCAgcaaagaaatagaaagaagcCTCATCACAACCATTCAGTCATTCAAATAAAAGCCCAGCCATCCAAGTCCATTCATATATGACTTTTCCTCAGGAATAGATAAAAATCGGGGTTCTCAGTagtaagaaagaagagcatgTAGCATGCATACACACATACGGAATGACCGGGCCAGGAGAGAAACAACAAGAGCAACAAGAAACAGATCACGCTTCAGTGAAAGTATGTTCGTGCAAAggatcatcatcgccctcctccccagccccAAGCAtgacttcatcctcatccatcacaACCTCCTCGTCGCCTCCCATATCCATCTCATTGTTAACAGCGGTTTCTCCACCCATGGCCTTGAGCTTTGCCTGGGTCATCTCGAAAACATACTGGCCGAGATGTTCGACGCTTTCCATCGGAGTGCCTTGGACTTCGTCGTCCAGGGAGCGCGCAGACGGGAACATCTCGCCAGGGGCAAGCATGAGCTTGTCTGGGCGCTGGAGGAGTAGGTCGAATGCGGGCTTGAGCTCGTAGCATGACTCGAAGACCTCGCGACGACCGAGGATGTACAGACCAAGACGGGCACGGGAGAGTGCAACGGTCAGACGACGGACGTCACGGAGGTAGCCGACGGTGCGGGTTCGGGTGAGGGAAAGAATAACGTCTGGGTTGAGGTATAAATCAGTAAGGTCTCCTTGTACGGGGCGGGTTGTCTCCGTGGAAAAACATACAGTCGTTCTGTTCACCTTGATACTTATCCACCGTCGTGACGATCTTGGGCATGCCAAATAGTCCGTTCTTGGCACAGCGGTGATTCAAGACATCCTTGATCAATGCCGTTTGGCCTGCATACGTGGCAAGGATGGATATCTTGGAGGCCGGGTATCCAAGGAGGCGCATGTACTGGTAGATGGCAACGGCATACTCGGCCTCTCCCAGATTCTGGATGAAGTGGGGAGTAGGTTCACGTTCACCGGTGCCCTGGTAGTCAGGCACGTTGATAAATTGATATTCGTACTGAAAACCGGAGTTGGCTTGCTTGAACGCTGGCGCCGTCTCAACGGCAGGCAGGTTTCCAAGTTGCTGATAACGCCACCGGAAGAGTTCCGCAATGCTGGGTCTCGCGCGGCCCTGCTGATCCAGTGTGATAACAGGAACGCCCAGCCTCACCAACCGGAGGAACAGACTTTGCTCAAAATGGGCGTATTGTCGGAAAGCCATGTTCTGAATGATGGGAGAATTCTGGAGATGGTCACCGCAAAGGACTACTCGCTTCAGAGGAAGTTCGCCATTCTTCATGTTCTGCAGAGCAGCGGGGATGAAGCTCTCGATCTCCGTGATCTGAGCCGCCTCTTCCATGATCACATTGTCATAGTGGAAGCCGAGATCGGCGATTTCCTGGCGGCGCATGGCAGCATGCGTTGATGTCATTGCGATAATTCTTGCCTCCTTCACAAGTAGATAGTTGGCCTTATCCTTGGGCTGACGCAGGATTTCGAATGGACGGATGTCTTCCAGCTCGGAGAAGATTTTGTCAATGTGCCGCTGGCATCCCTCAGCCACGTCAAGGAGTGTCTCCTTTGTCGCTGTCGCATCAAAGACAGGTTGAGGCGCATTGGCAAAGTATGTATGGAACGGGAAGGCCGAGATGATTTCTTCGGTCGAAGCGCTTTCACTGCGAGCCTGATCCCAGAACTTGGCCCACGCAGGTTGGATGTAGACTGTGTTGAAATATCCGGCAGTTTCGCACGAATTGCCATGGGCACCTTGTGCTCCAATGGATGCTGCTAGCCGAATGACCTCGCCGAGGAAGTGATTGCGATTCTCAAGGAAAGATTCCACGCGTCCGTACTTGCTGTAGCTGGTTTcggtctccagctcctcttcaccatgaccgagacggagaagatgaCGTTCGTCAATGTCCAACGCGACAATCTTCTGGAAAAGCTGGTTCAGTGCTTGATTGCTGTGCGCAATAAGTAGCGTGCGTTCATTGGGGAAATCATGATAGATGTTATTGATGATCTGCGTCGCAACATCCGTTTTCCCTGTTCCAGGAGGCCCGACGATAACGGTCAGCCCTGGTTGAGTGCCAGAAGCAATGGCCTCCACCTGCGCTGGGGTGAATCGAACGGTATTAAGTTTGGGCGCGTCAATTGGATACGGGCCTGGGTTGGGTGGCTTGTATGTCGAGACGCGAAGAGATTTGGGTCCTGCTTCTCTCTCGGCCTGTTCCCTCCGTCGCTTCTTCGATGTTTCCGCCGAAGGTGTCTTAGAAGGTTCTTCTACGTACTCAACTACGTACGGGGGACCAAAGCTTGATGCTTCCTCCTTGGATGGTTCTATGGTTGAACCGGGCAAGCTCTCAACGAGATGCTGCCAATCCAAGAATGTGTCCCGGAAATCAACTGACCTCAATCGGTTAGGCAGTTGTGTGTATTGAGCACCAGCCGGATCTCCGTAACCCAAGAAGATATCCTGTATCCAGGAGGGAAGGGTGATATCCAAGACAATGAGTTTCTGCATCGTCTCAAGAATGGACTTGAAGTTATTCTCTCGCCCCTTCCGTCTGGCTACCACGTTGATCAACGGGTATACATCCGGCTTTCCTCGCGTAAGGCCGTCTTTGTCTGCTTTGAAGGCAGCAGAGTCCAGGTTGACCAGTAACTTCCGCACACGCGGCCTATATCTGTGCCCGTTCGCTTGGCCTGACGCAGGCTCGCGCAATGGACGACCGTTCTCATCAAGCACTTGCACAACCTCTGCTGTTCTAAGATACTTCAGGCCGGGGGTCTCAGGCTCTCGGAAGCCGGGCTTTCCTGCATCATCTGACTGCACAGCCAACAAGAAGACCACGTCATCTGGGCGAAGTGATTCCCACTCCATTCGGATGTGGTCGGCCAGTCTACCCACTTCGATAGCTATTTCAGCCCTGACGAACGCAGGTTTTGCCGATCCGACCTTGGGAGGTGCCACTTCGATGATGGCAGGCTTCGTAATGGGGATGGCCATCCTTGAGAAACCGTCGAAGTTCAATGTCTTGCCGTCCCGGCTTGCCCGAGGTTGCATGCGTTTGACGATCGACTCCATATCCTTGCGGATTTGGAAGAATGCCTCTGACCGATAGAGCAAGAAGGAGCGCCACAAAAAGTCACCGGTGCTAAGATACTGAAGGTTTAGCTTGGGAATGGCAAGTGGCCTGGATCCATCGTATGTCTCGTTGCGGAGCAAAGTAGGGTCGTAGAGATTTTCCTCGGTAGGAACAACGCTGAGCTGGGAGGCAGCTTCCTGGAATGTCGTCTTCTTTTCATAAAAAGACAAGAGAACCTCCATGTACAGATGACGATCCGGCGTTATTTGAGACTGTTTCGGATAGTCTGTACGAAAACCAAGATGCGAGCACAAATCTCGAAGCTCAGATTCCTCCAAGGTAGCTAGTTGACCTTCTAGTTCAGAGCGTTGTTCAATCGATCCGTAATTGGAAAGAGCCAAAATCATCAACTTGTCCTTGAAATACTTCATAGAGGTCCTTTGCAGACGTGCCAACTCTTGGCAGTGGGCATCGTAGATAGCCTGGGGTGACAGAGCCTCCCCGGTGAAGTCATCAATTGCAAATGCGCTGAAATGTCCCAGAAGACCACATAGATCACGGAACAGCGCGCTGTCTGCAGAGCGGTATAGTTGCGACAGGCGGATGACGGACAGGAAGTTGAGGTCTTTCAAGAGCGTGTTCACATAGCGCCTGGTAGGAGGCTGGCTTTCTAGATCCACAAGGAATTCAAGTAGTCGTTCGCAGTACCGCAGATTATCCGCCTGCTCTCTTTCGGGTCCATTCAATCTCCGGAAGAAATCCAAAAGCATGGTGTATAGCCACGATCGCTCAAAGCGCATCTTGGCCTTGCCTGCATCATCTCCTGCATCGTACCGTTTCCCTGCGGCTCTCCATGCTTTCTTCAGTCCTGAACTCCTCGCCAATAGGCGATCTCTGGCCTCCTCGCTCGATAGGTTGTGCCAGATGGAGATCGAGACCAGTGGTGCACATTCTTTGCGTATCAACGGATTCTCGACGGACTGGAAGGCGCTAATGATGAAAGAAACTATCGACAATCGGGAAGAAGTTCCGAGGGATGGATCGACGCTCATTGAAAGGATACGGTGGAAAAGGTTGGAGAAATCCGCCGGTCGATCGGAGAAGATATCTGATCCTTCATCAGCAATTCAAATCGTCCCAGTAGTGCAAACCATTCACATACCCCATATCGGTAAATGTTCCCGCTGCTTGACGCTCACAATCAAGGCAAGCAGGAGCACATGGTAGTTCGAGGCATCTTCCGTGTAGGTCGGCCAAAGAAATCTATTCGCGAGTTAGGCATTGTCGAAGAGGGGAAGTCCGAAGAAGCATTGCGGGAGATGCGCACTTTTCCAGGATATTGAGATTCTCTAGCGTCAGAAGCGACCGGAAGCTGAAATTCTCAGCCTCGAGGGGATCCCAGAGATCCTTTTTAAGAACATCCTGCTTGACTTTGCGGGCCTTGGAACCGTCCAGCCAGTGGGATTTGGCTAACCGCACCCATGCGCTGTCTTCGCGGAAGTCCTCCACAGTCGGTCTGGAGTCAAGGCCCTGCGCCATTGCCTGACGAGTTTGTAGGCCCATTCCGAGACGTTGGGGAGGATTGCTTGAAGGGACTCCGGGGGCGCGGATCCGATTTATCTGCGCAAGTGGTCCGTGGCGGGCGGCGGGATTGGGAAAGCTTCTGGCGCGCGCGTGTCGGTCGATACTGTTAGTAGTTTCCTTAGTTAAACCTCCGGCGGCTAGAACCCGCAGAGCCGcagctgcttgcttgcttgctttcttccctttccctctttaACACTTGATCCTCCTTTTACCTCTCTACGCTCGCAACGACTTATCATCCAGTCCTCTAGCTTTCAGCATGGCGGACGTTGATGTCGGCGCGATCCACGCCTACAGGAGGCTGATTGACGATCTCCTAAATCGCGCAGAACGTGCCAAACCGGACAATCACATCGAACCCCCTCTGACGGAATCGCAGCTGGGCGATTCAATTTGGCTCATCCATGGAGACGACGAACAGTTGGCAGAAGGTCTCAACCAGCAGACTCAGTTTGCTGCTGTAGAAATCGCATTCCGGGAGAAGTTCTACAGTCTTCTTGTATGATATCCCCTCCCAACACTCAAACCCCGGTTCCTACAACAACGTCGCGGAAGCAAGAGCATGGCTAATCAGGAATTGACCCGCAGGCTTCTACCTCGATCGAAGACCCTTCGTTTATCCGCATATGGAACCTACTCGATATAATCTCAATATTCTCAGATAATGGTCAGTTCCTGGTGGAATCGTGGTTATGAATGTTGCCCTGACATCTTCGCAGAGCAGTGTGAGCCCGGCCTCATCTTCTGGCTGATCGAGGAGTTACTTGACAGCCAAACCATTGACGGCTGTCGGAAGGTGTTTGATTATCTAGAATCACGAAGAGAGCGGAATACTAAGGTAGGTTCGCTGGTTGAGCCATTGTCTTTTGCGTCGCATCTGTTAACATCGCCGCAGAAACACTTTAAGCAAAAGAGTTTAATCATCCTACGCTCCTGCAATGAGCTACTACGCAGGCTTTCACGGGCTGAAGATACAGTCTTCTGCGGGcgcgtcttcatcttcctcttccaaagCTTCCCCCTCGGTGATAAGAGTGCTGTCAACCTTCGGGGTGAATACCATACGGATAATGTTACTACTTATGATGAACTTACCAAGGCCGCCGCAAAGGATGTCGCCGATCCGGATGTGGAGATGACAGATGAACCAGAGGCGCCAACAACGACCGAAGGCCTGAAGGAGGACAGTGAAGCGCAAACAACATCTGCGAGCGAATCCCATACACCCGCGCAAGAACCTCCTAAAACCCCACGGGTGGTCGTTTCTAGCAGTAAAGATGAATCTCAGGATAAAGGCGTGGATCTTGATGATCTGTATCCCATTTTCTGGGGCTTGCAGGCCTACTTCTCTGCCCCGACCAAGACGTTTGATCCTCAACATTTTGCAAAATTCAAGACCGGGCTGGAAGCGACCCTCTCTGCTTTTAGGAATGTGGACACAGACCTCGAGAACTCGAGCAACAGCAAGATGTCGGAGGAAATTCGAAAGTCCACCAAGCGGAAGCGGACTACCGATGGACAGGAAATCGCGAGCAGCTTCAATCCTAAGTACCTGACAAGCAGAGACTTGTTCGACCTCGAGGTACGCGATGTTAGTTCAAGTTTTTCGAACCATCCACTAATACATTATCGCAGGTCAATGACACGGCATTCAGGAGACATGTTCTTGTCCAGGCTCTCATCCTTCTTGATTTCATGCTTTCTCTTACGCCAAAGGCAAAAGCCAAGCTAGCTGATTTGACCAACAAGTCTGTCCTTTACGGCTTTGTGTtgaatgacgatgatgtgaGGCTCTGTTGTGTGATGTTCCGTTGTTTAGGATGCTTGCTAACGATATCAGGCCAAATGGGCTGTCAAGATGAGGAAGGCGATCGAGGAATATCTTCAGGAAGGTATCGGTGGTAAATTCTACTATCGTATGGTGGATACCGTTCTTTCAAGGGACAAGAACTGGGTGCGCTGGAAAGCAGAAGGTTGTCCGTTGATCGAGAGGCCGCCCGTTTCTGTATCGGAATACCTAGGCGCTCGTGAGCATGCCACAAAGGTCTATGCAAACAAGCGCCTCCGTACCTCTCCTATGGGGTCACTTGATCTGAAGTTTCTCTCCGAGGGTGAATCGCTGGCAGGGCTGGAAAGACTCAAGGATCCGGAAAGGTAGGTGTCCCCGAACCGTAGAATTATCCGCTAGCTATGGGCTGACGCAGCGTAAGATTCTCCGTTCCTGCTGCTGATTCCTTGATGATGGGAATCATGGACGACGAGTTAGATATCGACACCGCACAGACGAAGGAGGATAGAGAATATGCCATGCGGTCAAAATCGAGCAAAACCTGGCGCATACTACGGCTGTCCGCGAAAAGCAAACTTGCTGAGTTTGAGAAAATTGAGGACGGCAAAAACCTGAAGATTCTGTTCGAAACCCCCCAGCAGTCAGACGGTACACCGCAGGCTCTAGAAGGTACACCTCAAGCCTCAGAGAAGCCACCAGCGGGAAGCGAGTCCACTGGGCATGGGCAGGAGCCTGGAGCTTCCAGCACCGAAAATGAAAACTCCGCTATTGCCACCGAACAGACTCCAGCTAATTCGGTGGAAGCAGCTGCCCCAGAACAACCAAACGATGTGAATAACGCCACTTAGCGCTCTATGAAAAGAGTGACCGGGGCAATGAACATGATTATGATTGGCTTCTAGCTGACGCTTTCTGACGATCGGTCACACACGGTCCTGCGTTGGATCCAATGCAGTTAGTGATCCATGGTAGTCCTGGGTATATGCAACCGAATCACAACACTAAAAGAGATGCCTTGCAGACACCTTGGCTGCCTGAGCCACTGCAGGTTTAGCCAGTGCGTTTGCATTGCTTTGGCCTAGTGCCAGTCTGAGAGAAGTATGAGGCCATGAACGGCGCGATCAggtggatggaaggaaggcgGTGGTAGTCACGAGGGAGTTAACTGGGAGGTTAcggcggggatgatgatcggaTTGATTGGCCTCCTGCGGCGCCTGGTCCTGAGGCTGGCATGCAACCGTCTTGACTTCGTCATTCTACTAGGGGACACCAAGGGCCTACTTGGTCGCGACCATCAGCAGCCACTCATAGGCAGCGCTCCCAACTCTCACCCTATCCTTTTTCGAGATATTCCTCCTAGTCTGTGGCGACAACGAGGATAGCATCCGTCTATGGTTGGCCTTCGCGCatacttttcctttcttgtcTCTTCTGTCTTTTCCTGCCCCTCCTTTCTGTGTCTGCATGCGGGGCCACAGCATAGCCCCCTTCACCCCCCTCTTTGCTGTTTGCATTCTTCAGAGTTCAGGGGTGTTCTAGATACGTTGATGGGTGGAAGTGTTGCTCAGAACCGACCAGGATATTAAGGGGAGGGGGTAAAGAAGAGGTGGGAAGCTGTGGACTGCATGATAGCGTCGTCCACCGGAAATTGAAGGTCACCGGGCATCCACCGCAGGCGCGACTGGGGGATCCCTCTGACGTTTTCGAGTAAGAGCGTGTGCAAAATTGTGTGCACAACTGCAAGTGGCCACATCGGGTGGTCTTCGGGTGATCAGGATAGTCAGCGTACTGAATAATGAAAGAACCCCTTTAGTCGATTGTGACCCAAAGCTTTAAGCTATGAGGGGACAAAACCCTCCTTGATCAGCAACTTTAATTGCACTGGGGAGTTCCTGCATAATCTCATCAAGCTCGGTCCTGTTGTTCGAGACAGGAGGAGGGCACTCGCACGACGGCTTGACAGCGCTGTGGGTTCGCGGATGAGTTGGGCTTTCCCGGAGAAAAACCTGTCATGCGAGATTGCAGTGCCATGGCTGGGGCCAGTGCGCGCATATAGAATATTGCCTTAAGTTTCAAAAAGCAATAATGCAATCAAGTGTCAAGACGACCTATCCATTTGGCTCCAATTAGTTAAATTGGAGGAGGCCCAGTCGGCGGGGGGAGAAGGGCCAAATGTATGACTTGTCGTCAGGGTCCTTCTGGACGGATCGCGAGGCCgatcactttttttttcagtCAGAAACCCCCAGGGACATCCACAGGCCAGGCGAAGTATGTTTATTGCCTAGTGTAGTATAGACTAGTAGAGAAGTGGTCATGATCGATGTGCAACTACTGGGTAAATAGTGTACTGGTGGCCGGTGCAAAACCGTAGTAACCCAGCAGCTCCGACACAGTAGATAGTTACCGAGTAGTGACTAGTAGATGACCCCGACTGATGATGATCGGATAAAGCAAAATAACCGCTGCTTGGCTTGCCGGGATCAAGGATCTGGTTCTACCGAGTGAAAGCTGCCAGATCGATGATGGCTAAAGCATAGACGTCAATTGACGATACTGACCGGATCGCGGCCCTGAGAGTCATGATTTCATATCCATGACATCGTTACCGATCGTACGTAGTGTTCAGTGTCTTTCGGCTTCACTGTCACTTTCCTATACTCCCCCTTTTCAGCCCCCTTTTCTGACCTTGTGTGGATGAAGACTTCATTAATATGAGTACCATCTATCTCCGTACTAGATTGCAAGTCCAATACGTGTATGGCTCAGGGGTGGAAAGGAGCTTGGGAGGAATTGGGCACATAGAATCATCGAAGACAGTGAGATGTCCAAGGAAGGAGCATGAACGGACGGACCCATGGAATCCCGTTGTAAACGATGTTTCATGTTAAAGCCGATGATGACCCGCACGGACCAGATGCGCTGGAGCCATGGAAAAAGTATGGATGGCTTCCGGAACCTGGCTCGATTAGACTAGGATATGGATCCCGGTAGCGACCCGAGTCATGCAATTGTCCTTTGAGAATTGGTTTTTGATTATTGTAATTGTTGGTTATGTCTCCTGCTCGCTCTTGAACTgttgccatcatcatcatcattgtggTTTAGTGAATGCCATTGTTTGCACTTTGGGACCTCAGAAAATGACTACCATGAGAAGATGAGAGCATGGTGAACCAgccaacccagccagccgTTCCTATCCACACCAGCCGATACAATGTCTTAAGTTAATTTAATTTGTGCGTGGTATTCGAAACTTGTTGACGGCCGCCCCCGCGGAGCTTGCGTAATGGAAGGCATTGGCGCTTATCCACCGCCGTTCCTAGAAAGGTCATTAGCCCCAAGCCAGAGGAGGAGACTAGTCTAGTTATCTGCATTctgctcatcctctccttccgtTCCATCTGGCGCCCATCCTTCACGATCGATggcaataataatatgatcgTTTATTAAACTCCCGTGATTTCGGGAAAGGCCTTGTCGGTGCTCCAGGTAAAATTGAAGGGGCCCGCGATGGCGTTTCTTATGACTTGAAAAGCCTTAAGAGAGAAATTAAAGTTGGTTCTCCCCAATCTCTTCGCATCCACTCGGGTTCGCTCGATCGGCCGCGATTTGCTTTgggatcttctttccccgcaCCGTTGCCAACTT harbors:
- a CDS encoding PaaI family thioesterase (COG:Q;~EggNog:ENOG410PNGC;~InterPro:IPR029069,IPR003736,IPR039298,IPR006683;~PFAM:PF03061;~go_function: GO:0047617 - acyl-CoA hydrolase activity [Evidence IEA]) gives rise to the protein MTALRFVRSVWESFRANSGLEPRLLDNLRVTAAKPGLVNFELDIKKEHTNRLNILHGGTIASMVDLGGSLAVASRGLFATGVSTDLNVTYLSSGGKVGDKILAEVSCDKFGKTLAYTSIKFANTKGEVFARGSHTKFVALAWKDPQNIVEEIKKLESESSSS
- a CDS encoding RNA helicase aquarius (COG:L;~EggNog:ENOG410PJWA;~InterPro:IPR041677,IPR027417,IPR041679,IPR026300, IPR032174;~PFAM:PF16399,PF13087,PF13086;~go_component: GO:0005681 - spliceosomal complex [Evidence IEA];~go_function: GO:0004386 - helicase activity [Evidence IEA];~go_process: GO:0000398 - mRNA splicing, via spliceosome [Evidence IEA]) translates to MGLQTRQAMAQGLDSRPTVEDFREDSAWVRLAKSHWLDGSKARKVKQDVLKKDLWDPLEAENFSFRSLLTLENLNILEKFLWPTYTEDASNYHVLLLALIVSVKQREHLPIWDIFSDRPADFSNLFHRILSMSVDPSLGTSSRLSIVSFIISAFQSVENPLIRKECAPLVSISIWHNLSSEEARDRLLARSSGLKKAWRAAGKRYDAGDDAGKAKMRFERSWLYTMLLDFFRRLNGPEREQADNLRYCERLLEFLVDLESQPPTRRYVNTLLKDLNFLSVIRLSQLYRSADSALFRDLCGLLGHFSAFAIDDFTGEALSPQAIYDAHCQELARLQRTSMKYFKDKLMILALSNYGSIEQRSELEGQLATLEESELRDLCSHLGFRTDYPKQSQITPDRHLYMEVLLSFYEKKTTFQEAASQLSVVPTEENLYDPTLLRNETYDGSRPLAIPKLNLQYLSTGDFLWRSFLLYRSEAFFQIRKDMESIVKRMQPRASRDGKTLNFDGFSRMAIPITKPAIIEVAPPKVGSAKPAFVRAEIAIEVGRLADHIRMEWESLRPDDVVFLLAVQSDDAGKPGFREPETPGLKYLRTAEVVQVLDENGRPLREPASGQANGHRYRPRVRKLLVNLDSAAFKADKDGLTRGKPDVYPLINVVARRKGRENNFKSILETMQKLIVLDITLPSWIQDIFLGYGDPAGAQYTQLPNRLRSVDFRDTFLDWQHLVESLPGSTIEPSKEEASSFGPPYVVEYVEEPSKTPSAETSKKRRREQAEREAGPKSLRVSTYKPPNPGPYPIDAPKLNTVRFTPAQVEAIASGTQPGLTVIVGPPGTGKTDVATQIINNIYHDFPNERTLLIAHSNQALNQLFQKIVALDIDERHLLRLGHGEEELETETSYSKYGRVESFLENRNHFLGEVIRLAASIGAQGAHGNSCETAGYFNTVYIQPAWAKFWDQARSESASTEEIISAFPFHTYFANAPQPVFDATATKETLLDVAEGCQRHIDKIFSELEDIRPFEILRQPKDKANYLLVKEARIIAMTSTHAAMRRQEIADLGFHYDNVIMEEAAQITEIESFIPAALQNMKNGELPLKRVVLCGDHLQNSPIIQNMAFRQYAHFEQSLFLRLVRLGVPVITLDQQGRARPSIAELFRWRYQQLGNLPAVETAPAFKQANSGFQYEYQFINVPDYQGTGEREPTPHFIQNLGEAEYAVAIYQYMRLLGYPASKISILATYAGQTALIKDVLNHRCAKNGLFGMPKIVTTVDKYQGEQNDYVILSLTRTRTVGYLRDVRRLTVALSRARLGLYILGRREVFESCYELKPAFDLLLQRPDKLMLAPGEMFPSARSLDDEVQGTPMESVEHLGQYVFEMTQAKLKAMGGETAVNNEMDMGGDEEVVMDEDEVMLGAGEEGDDDPLHEHTFTEA
- a CDS encoding THO complex subunit THO1/HPR1 (COG:Y;~EggNog:ENOG410PKZJ;~InterPro:IPR021861;~PFAM:PF11957), whose protein sequence is MADVDVGAIHAYRRLIDDLLNRAERAKPDNHIEPPLTESQLGDSIWLIHGDDEQLAEGLNQQTQFAAVEIAFREKFYSLLASTSIEDPSFIRIWNLLDIISIFSDNEQCEPGLIFWLIEELLDSQTIDGCRKVFDYLESRRERNTKKHFKQKSLIILRSCNELLRRLSRAEDTVFCGRVFIFLFQSFPLGDKSAVNLRGEYHTDNVTTYDELTKAAAKDVADPDVEMTDEPEAPTTTEGLKEDSEAQTTSASESHTPAQEPPKTPRVVVSSSKDESQDKGVDLDDLYPIFWGLQAYFSAPTKTFDPQHFAKFKTGLEATLSAFRNVDTDLENSSNSKMSEEIRKSTKRKRTTDGQEIASSFNPKYLTSRDLFDLEVNDTAFRRHVLVQALILLDFMLSLTPKAKAKLADLTNKSVLYGFVLNDDDAKWAVKMRKAIEEYLQEGIGGKFYYRMVDTVLSRDKNWVRWKAEGCPLIERPPVSVSEYLGAREHATKVYANKRLRTSPMGSLDLKFLSEGESLAGLERLKDPERFSVPAADSLMMGIMDDELDIDTAQTKEDREYAMRSKSSKTWRILRLSAKSKLAEFEKIEDGKNLKILFETPQQSDGTPQALEGTPQASEKPPAGSESTGHGQEPGASSTENENSAIATEQTPANSVEAAAPEQPNDVNNAT